ATTGTACGCCACAAAAACTACACAAAGGTGCTGGCGGTACCGTATGACCTGTACGTGGCCGGCATGGATGGCCGGGGCGTGAGCCGCCTGCGCGTGTGGGCCGCCACCTCTGCCGAAGCAGACTTCGACATGAAGCTCTTCAACGGCGGCGATTACCTGCGCGCCATGGAGCAAAACGCGATGGCCGAGGTCATCACGAAGGTACTGTACCCCGAAGACAACCACCCCGAGGGCAAGAGCCTGCGCCTGACACAGCAGTATTTTCTGGTTTCCGCCACCATTCAGGACATCATCCGCCGGCATCTGTCTGTGAATCGCACGCTTGACAACCTTCCGGAAAAGATTGCAATTCACCTGAACGACACACATCCGGTGCTGGCCATCCCCGAAATGATGCGCGTGATGCTCGACGAGTGCGGCTACGGGTGGAATCAGGCCTGGAGCATTGTTCACCGCACGATGGCGTATACAAATCACACCGTGATGGCCGAGGCGCTCGAGTGCTGGGGCGTGGATCTGTTCCGCCGCCGCCTGCCGCGCATCTACCAGATCGTGGAGGAAATTAACCGCCGCTTCTGTGCCGAAATGCACAATAAAGGCGTAGACGGTTACAAGGTGGGGCGCATGGCTCCGCTCAACGACGGTTATGTAAAAATGGCAAACCTGGCAGTGGTCAGCACGCACTCCATCAATGGCGTGTCGCAGCTGCACAGCGATATTTTGAAGCAGACCGTATTCCAAGATTTCTACTCCGAAATGCCGGAAAAATTCCGCAACGTAACAAACGGCATCGCCTACCGCCGCTGGCTGAATCAGTCGAACCCCGCATACGCCGCTCTGCTCACCGAGCTGATCGGGGAGGAGTACATCCACAATGCCGCCCGGCTTGACCGCCTTCTCAAATTCCAGAACGATAAAGCCGTGCTGGAGCGCATGGCGAAAATTCGCCGCGGCAACAAGGAGCGCATTGCGGCTTATGTGCTGAAAAGCAATGGCATAGAGATTGACCCCGACTCCATTTTTGACGTTCAGGTCAAGCGCCTGCACGAATACAAGCGCCAGCACTTGAACGCGCTCGAAATCCTTACCACCTACCAGTGGCTGCGCGACAACCCGAATGCCGACTTTACCCCCAGAACGTATTTCTTCGGCGCGAAGGCCGCGCCGGGCTACTATATGGCAAAGCAGATCATCCAATTTATTGTAGATCTGGGCAACACCATTAACAACGACCCACGCGTGAATCAGAAAATGAAGATCGTCTATCTGGAGGATTACCGCGTAACGCTCGCCGAGCTGCTCATCCCATCGGCAGACATCAGCGAGCAGATTTCGCTCGCCGGCACCGAAGCTTCGGGCACCAGCAACATGAAATTTATGATCAACGGCGCGGTGACGCTCGGAACGCTCGACGGTGCAAACGTGGAGATTCACAACGCTGTGGGCGATGAAAACATCCTGCTGTTCGGCATGACCACTCCGCAGGTGCAACAGTTGAAAAAGGACGGGTATTACCCCGCGGGAATCTACCAAAACCACCCCATTCTGCGCCAGGCGCTGGACGAAATGGGCAGCGGCTTCGGCGGCGTCAGCTTCCGCTCCATCGCGGATTCGCTGAAAAACTCTGACCCCTACATGGTACTGGCGGACTTTGACGACTATTCCCGCGCGCGCCGCCTTTCGCAGCAGCTGTACCAAGACCCCGACCAGTGGTACCGCATTGCGCTCATCAATACCGCCCACGCGGGGCGCTTTTCCGCTGACCGAGCCATCCATGAGTATGCCACGGAGATTTGGAATGCAGAGCCGGTGCCCGAGGCGGGACAGGAACACGCGGAAAAGACGGAGCAATAACGCTCCGCCGAAAAACGGCAAGAAGGAGCTTCTTAGAGTATGTTTGATTCCAGAAACCCTGTGTATAAAAATCCGGTGGGGGCTACCCCCGCAGGGCAGGGCATTCATTTTAAAATCACGCTTCCCCGCAGCCTGGGCTGCACCGCCGCCATACTGAGCATGCAGGAGGACGGCGGCGAGCATTTCAACTGGGAAATGTTCTGGTGCGGAATGAACGGGGACGACCAGGAGTGGTGGGAATGCGATTTTATCCCGCCGCGCAGCGGACTGTATTTTTACTCTTTTTCGTTGCAGACGACCCGGGGCATGCTCGGCCTGAACCGTGCGTTCGGCGGCCGGGGGGAACTGTCCGGCGCGAGCAAATGGCAACTCACCGTATACGAGCCGGGGTTCGAAACGCCCCGGTGGCTCTCCGGAGGAATTTTGTACCAGATTTTTCCCGACCGCTTTTATTCCTCCGGTGAAACGAAGGAGAGCATCCCTTCCGGCCGCAAAATGCACGCCGAATGGGGAGAGGAGCCGGAGTGGCGCCCCGACGAAACCGGCGAGATCACAAACCGCGATTTTTTCGGCGGCGATTTAAAGGGCATTACTCAGAAGCTGCCATATCTGCAGTCTTTGGGCGTCACCTGCCTCTATTTGAACCCGATTTTAGAATCTCACTCCAACCACCGGTACGATACGGCAGATTACAGCCGCGTTGACCCGCTGCTGGGCACGGAGGAGGAGTTTGCAGAGCTGTGCCGCGCAGCGGAACAGCTTGGCATCCGCGTTCTTTTGGATGGGGTATTCAACCACACCGGCAGCGACAGCGTCTATTTTAACCGCGAAGAGCGCTACCCTGGGCCCGGCGCATACCAATCAAAGGAGTCTCCTTATTACGGCTGGTATGAATTTCAGTCGTGGCCCGACAAATACGACTGCTGGTGGGGTTTTCTCACTCTGCCTTGCATTAACGAGTGCTGCGAAAGCTACCGGCAGTACCTGTGCGGCAAGGACGGCATCGTGCGCAAATGGCTGCGCCTGGGGGCGGCGGGCTGGCGGCTGGACGTAGCGGATGAGCTTTCCGATCCGCTGCTCGACCTGATCTCTCAATCGGCCAAGGCGGAGAAATCCGACGCCCTGATTCTGGGTGAGGTGTGGGAAGACGCCTCGAATAAGATGGCCTACGGGCAGCGCCGCCGCTATTTTCAGGGCCGCCAGCTTGACAGCGTGATGAACTACCCCTTCCGCAATGCGGTGCTGGGCTTTTTAACCGGTATGCGCGCTCAGGACGCAATGGAAATCCTGCTGACGGTGCAGGAAAACTACCCACCGCAGGTACTGCGATGCCTGATGAACCACCTTGGCACGCACGATACCGAACGCGTTCTCACCGTTCTGGGCGGCGAAGCCCTGAACGGGCGAAGCCGCGAATGGCAGAGCCGGCAGCGCCTGAGCGCACCGCAGCGTGAGATTGCCCTGCGGCGGCTGCGGGCCGCTTCGCTGATGCAGTATACCCTACCCGGCGTTCCGTGCGTCTATTACGGCGACGAAGCCGGAATGGAGGGCTACCGCGATCCGTTCAACCGCAGCTGCTTCCCGTGGGGGCATGAGGACACGTCGCTGACAGAGTGGTACCGCTTGCTGGCAAAGCTGCGACAGACGGCCCGAGCCGCGCTGGAGGATTCCCCGATGGTACCGGTAGGTGCGTTCCGCCGCTGCCTTTGTTATATTCGCCAGGGGAAAACGCAACGCCTGCTGGTCGCGATCAATTCCGGCAGCGCGGCAGAACAAATCCCCTTGCCCGCAGGTTGGGAGAAGGCCGCCTGCCTGCTCGGAGAATCGCCTTCGAGCGGCATGCTGACGCTCCCGTCCATTGGATTTTCGGCTCTGCTGCTGTAACAGGCGGCGGGCCATCGGCATATTACAGAAAATTATTTTTTAGAATCACTTGACTTTTCCGCCCACTTTGCATATAATAATAAAGCTGTTCGGTCTTAGGACATGCAGCAGCAATTTGCGCTCGTAGCTCAGCTGGATAGAGTGTCTGACTACGAATCAGAAGGTCAGGGGTTCGAATCCCTTCGGGCGCGCCAAAGAAAAGTCATTTGTGAGGATTTGAACTCACAAATGACTTTTCTGTTTTTTTATGATATCATATTATTTAATAAAGTTTATTGATATAATCTAAAACAATGATATGAAGGAGACTGTATGGGTTCAACAAAAGTGAATAAAGGGATTCTATTAATAGAAATCATTATTTGTTTTTTTCTGATGTTGGTATTTAACTCTGTTTTCAGTGGAATCGCCAGCATTTTGAAAACCGACGGACTTTGGGTTGGCATTATGGCCTATTTTGCATCTGCTTCAGCAATTATTGTCTATGTAACTAAAGTGGAAAAAAAGACCGTTGCGTATGTTGGAATAAAAAAGCCTCTTTTTATTGACATACCCAAAGGTTTAATACTTGGATTGTGTATGTTCATCGTGCAGCAAATACCACTTCTTTTAATGAAAATGGATTATACTGCCTTTGCTGTGAAGCCTGATTGGGGCAACATAATCATTATGTCACTGTATTGTTTCTTGTGCGTGGGTTTTGTAGAAGAATTAATATTCAGAGGATTTATATTACAAAAAACACAAGAGCTATGCAAATGGAAAGCTGTTGTTATTCTGGTCAACTGCCTCGCATTCTACGCATTTCACTGGCCACCAGTACGATTTATATTTGGAGAATTTTTTAACATTACTGTAAATACGCTTTTTTTATGCCTATACTTATACAAATCCAAAAACAAGAGCATTGTTCCGCTTATGATAGCTCATGGGTTTTATGACATTTTATCGGCATATTTGCTTCCGGCTTTTCTCTTTTACATAGGCTAATGAGCAAACTCACTA
Above is a window of Faecalispora anaeroviscerum DNA encoding:
- a CDS encoding glycoside hydrolase family 13 protein, whose product is MFDSRNPVYKNPVGATPAGQGIHFKITLPRSLGCTAAILSMQEDGGEHFNWEMFWCGMNGDDQEWWECDFIPPRSGLYFYSFSLQTTRGMLGLNRAFGGRGELSGASKWQLTVYEPGFETPRWLSGGILYQIFPDRFYSSGETKESIPSGRKMHAEWGEEPEWRPDETGEITNRDFFGGDLKGITQKLPYLQSLGVTCLYLNPILESHSNHRYDTADYSRVDPLLGTEEEFAELCRAAEQLGIRVLLDGVFNHTGSDSVYFNREERYPGPGAYQSKESPYYGWYEFQSWPDKYDCWWGFLTLPCINECCESYRQYLCGKDGIVRKWLRLGAAGWRLDVADELSDPLLDLISQSAKAEKSDALILGEVWEDASNKMAYGQRRRYFQGRQLDSVMNYPFRNAVLGFLTGMRAQDAMEILLTVQENYPPQVLRCLMNHLGTHDTERVLTVLGGEALNGRSREWQSRQRLSAPQREIALRRLRAASLMQYTLPGVPCVYYGDEAGMEGYRDPFNRSCFPWGHEDTSLTEWYRLLAKLRQTARAALEDSPMVPVGAFRRCLCYIRQGKTQRLLVAINSGSAAEQIPLPAGWEKAACLLGESPSSGMLTLPSIGFSALLL
- a CDS encoding glycogen/starch/alpha-glucan phosphorylase: MNYTLSKKEIQARVKETLSHEMSVEWQDATDEQYYKAVALVVRDMMVKGRKEFREDANKTGTKTIYYLCMEFLLGRSLKNNLFNLGLEDSFRQALSGMNVNLDSVYEQEPDAGLGNGGLGRLAACFLDALATLGYPAMGYSLRYEYGIFRQKLVEGWQTELPDFWLPGGSVWFQPVPDRAVEVHFDGTIEESWNNQYHIVRHKNYTKVLAVPYDLYVAGMDGRGVSRLRVWAATSAEADFDMKLFNGGDYLRAMEQNAMAEVITKVLYPEDNHPEGKSLRLTQQYFLVSATIQDIIRRHLSVNRTLDNLPEKIAIHLNDTHPVLAIPEMMRVMLDECGYGWNQAWSIVHRTMAYTNHTVMAEALECWGVDLFRRRLPRIYQIVEEINRRFCAEMHNKGVDGYKVGRMAPLNDGYVKMANLAVVSTHSINGVSQLHSDILKQTVFQDFYSEMPEKFRNVTNGIAYRRWLNQSNPAYAALLTELIGEEYIHNAARLDRLLKFQNDKAVLERMAKIRRGNKERIAAYVLKSNGIEIDPDSIFDVQVKRLHEYKRQHLNALEILTTYQWLRDNPNADFTPRTYFFGAKAAPGYYMAKQIIQFIVDLGNTINNDPRVNQKMKIVYLEDYRVTLAELLIPSADISEQISLAGTEASGTSNMKFMINGAVTLGTLDGANVEIHNAVGDENILLFGMTTPQVQQLKKDGYYPAGIYQNHPILRQALDEMGSGFGGVSFRSIADSLKNSDPYMVLADFDDYSRARRLSQQLYQDPDQWYRIALINTAHAGRFSADRAIHEYATEIWNAEPVPEAGQEHAEKTEQ
- a CDS encoding CPBP family intramembrane glutamic endopeptidase yields the protein MGSTKVNKGILLIEIIICFFLMLVFNSVFSGIASILKTDGLWVGIMAYFASASAIIVYVTKVEKKTVAYVGIKKPLFIDIPKGLILGLCMFIVQQIPLLLMKMDYTAFAVKPDWGNIIIMSLYCFLCVGFVEELIFRGFILQKTQELCKWKAVVILVNCLAFYAFHWPPVRFIFGEFFNITVNTLFLCLYLYKSKNKSIVPLMIAHGFYDILSAYLLPAFLFYIG